A window from Nothobranchius furzeri strain GRZ-AD chromosome 17, NfurGRZ-RIMD1, whole genome shotgun sequence encodes these proteins:
- the LOC139063708 gene encoding uncharacterized protein: protein MSRSLWEQVRLAAAGRGPVLELMPCAVDICPYSPAQMTLSNVVFLSISVSDMSMSHPVFVSDIEAFPFLLGEDLLQRFKTVISFGDWKLQTRLTQPMPMVPHEDLIPSLGVVKYNGAARVTSRSSTSKVSAIHSVCVVSAAESLHPVVGKPPTLGGVDSCSGTPPESPHPAVGTLPAKAVVDGGAETPAEAQHLAVGTPPAEGGADDFTDPTPLQLALVTSNPEVGDSSTKGEVECCPVPLLADPDLSNSTCALTEGLTERTPAPNSRKATPAPVYSLMCPWFQFSGLTKYLLLVACVCLISNAAKLPPQPPLT from the coding sequence ATGTCCCGTTCTCTTTGGGAGCAAGTTCGCTTGGCTGCGGCTGGACGGGGTCCTGTCTTAGAGCTCATGCCCTGCGCCGTGGACATCTGTCCTTACTCTCCAGCCCAAATGACCTTGTCGAATGTAGTGTTCCTTAGCATCTCAGTGAGTGACATGTCCAtgagccatccagtgtttgtgtctgacatcgAAGCTTTTCCTTTCCTGTTGGGGGAGGACCTGCTTCAACGCTTTAAGACTGTCATTTCGTTTGGTGATTGGAAACTCCAAACTCGGTTGACTCAACCAATGCCCATGGTGCCTCATGAGGACCTCATTCCCTCTTTAGGTGTTGTTAAATACAATGGCGCCGCTagagtgaccagtcgatccagtACCTCTAAGGTCAGTGCCATCCACAGTGTATGCGTCGTCTCTGCAGCAGAATCACTTCACCCTGTGGTGGGAAAACCACCTACCCTAGGGGGGGTTGACAGTTGCAGTGGCACTCCACCTGAGAGTCCGCATCCTGCAGTGGGAACATTACCTGCCAAAGCGGTGgttgatggtggcgctgagactccagctgaagcccagcaccttgcggtggggaccccacctgccgaagggggggCTGATGACTTCACTGATCCTACTCCGCTACAGTTGGCGCTGGTGACCTCTAACCCTGAGGTGGGTGACTCATCTACCAAAGGGGAGGTTGAATGTTgccctgtaccactactggctgaccctgatctctctaataGCACCTGCGCGTTGACTGAGGGCCTTACCGAGCGCACACCTGCGCCAAACTCTCGCAAGGCCACGCCTGCGCCAGTCTACAGTCTAATGTGTCcatggtttcagttttcaggactgacAAAGTATCTTTTGCTAGTTGCGTGTGTCTGTCTGATATCAAACGCGGCTAAGCTTCCTCCACAGCCTCCTCTAACGTGA